TGAAATCGCATATGCTGTGCACATTAAGGGTCTGCAAtttctttctaggaatttatctaacACATACAGCCATCCATGTACAAATGACATGTTTACAGTGTCATTCATGGTAGTactgtttataaaaacaaaaagctagAAAAACCCTGCCTGTCCACTAAtggacttttaattttattttattatattttgtattttccccccagttttactgagatataactgaaaCACAGCACTGtatgagtttaaggtgtacagcataatgatctgacttatatacatcatgaaatgatgactacaataggtttagtgaacatccatcatctcctatagatacaacatcaacaaacagaaaaaacccttttttcccttgtgatgagaactcttaggatttactcttaataactttcatttataatatacagcagtgttgcctttatcatgttgtacattacattcctagtacttattttcttataactggaagtttgtatcttttgaccagcTTCATCCAATTCCACCCTCACCTCTGGgagccacaaatctgatctctttttctatgagttccttcttttgtttgtttttgtttgtttttgattttgatttttaaatttttcgcTGCgatggtcttcgttgctgcgcgcaggctttctctagttgcggcgagcgggggctgctcttcgttgcggtgcgcaggcttctcattgcggtggctccttgttgcagagcacggtctctaggcacgcaggcttcagtagttgtggctcgcgggctctacagcacaggctcagtagttgtggtgcatgggcttagttgctccgcggcatgtgggatcttcccacaccagggattgaacccatgtaccctgcattggcaggtggattcttaaccactgtgccaccagagatgttggcaggtggattcttaaccactgtgccaccagagatgtccctatttgtttgtttttgaagtataattgacctataacacaatgttagttcctggtgcacaacacagtgatttgttatttctatacatttcaaaatgatcgcCATGATAAATCTAGTTGTCACTAATGGactaattttaaacaaattaaagcaTATCCACTCAATGAGATCctatacagccataaaaaagagtaagAAAGTGCTTTATGGACAATTTGGAACAATCTTCatgatatattaagtgaaaacacAAAGGACAGAGTATACACACTATTTTACCATTTGAATTCCtaaaaaacacataaatatatttgCTTGTCTTTACAGAGACTATTTCCAGAATTATATCCAAGGAAGTAGTAACTTTGCCTCCATCAGGAAAATTGGGTAGCTGGGGGACAAGGGTGGAAGGTAGTTTTTTCACTATATGTATATCCTCTGTACTTTTGGATTTTGAACCATCTGCagaattattttctctaaaataaataaaagtaaaaataataattaaaggaGTCATTGCTTATGTCAAGGCCCAAGAATCCCAGATTGTCCTGTTACTCTAATCCCTTCCACATATTTTTGCCAACTAACACTCCTTAAACacagctttgattttttttgatttctttttgccTGGGACACAAGAATGGACACCTAAACACACCACAGCTAACTCCTCCACAACTGGCCTCACGATGCCTAAGCACTATTGTCTCCCATTTTGATCCAATGAACATATTCGCTGCAGTTCCTCTCACCTCCAGCCCTTGGGTCATGTGGTTTTCCTCCAGaatccacccccacctccaccttctCAGTGTTTTCTGGTCCCTTCAAGATCAGTTCCACCTCCTCGGGGAGGCCGACCTTACCAACTGGGGCTACAATGGTCCCTCACGTCTCTAAGTCCTATAGCCCCTCTGTATGTGGCACAAGGGCCTCTGCAAAAGATCCGTCTCCCCAGTCAGACTCTGCTGCTTTGAGTGCAGGGACCTCCTCATAtacttgttttatatttcttagaCCGTCTGCACAGCACTAGGCTCAAGATCCATTCTCAAAAATATCGTGCCGAACAGCTCCCTGGAGAAGTCTGTGTGCTCAGGACTCATTgcatccttcctttccctctccgATTCAGTCCCCTCTAGTGTCCAAAGATGGATGTTCTCTCGAAGAACAGTTCACCTATCTCAGAACAGTGACAAAAACCTCCCTGGACTCCCAAAGCACAGGCTTTGTCCCCATTCTGGCCACTGAATCCCACAGGCTCCATTTAAGACTATTTCCGGGCAAGGTAGTGAAAAAGGTAAGGAATGCAGGGTAAGCCACCAGGCTTCCACAAAGACACAGCacactgggggacttccctggtggtccggtgggtaagactctgcgctcccaatgcagggagcctgggttcgatccctggtcagggaactagatcctgcatgccgcaactaagacccagtgcagccgaaaagaaaaaaaaaagacatagcacATTGAATTAGGGGTCCTGATGATAATCAGGGCCAAAACATGCAttggagagagaaagggccagtAAGGTAAACAACCCAAATTGATGAAATACACATTTCTTGGGGGATTCTGCCTGAAATTCTCCTCCCACCCAAGCAAATCCTGACCAAAATCCCATAGCCCACTTAGAAAATAAGCTGTCAGGAAAGCAATTGACCCAGAAGTGACTAGAAGCTTCTTGTAAGAGAACAAAGAGAATTATAGTGAGGATTTTTCCTACACATTTCTAAAGCTCCACATCCTCTTGATGTATGCTCTACCTTATTACTATTAACAACATAACCCAAACCAACACCTTCTTTCCCAAACAGAGGTGCTTGCTTACCTGTCCATCTCTTAATTCTTTCTCATCTTGGAAAGAGCAAGAGTTTTCATTCATGACTCAAAATCATTTGTTCAAGTGAACTCTGTCCTTGGGCTCAGAAAGGAGTTTAATAAGGTCTGAAATTAGAAGCTCCGAGGAGAGCCCTAGATCTGACTGTTCTACCTTTGCCTTCCTTCTTGGCAATCATTTAGACTTAGAACAAGAAAACAGTCCCTGTGTGCCATCACCAGGGTGTAGGTTTCTGTGAGTCCTGAAAGAAGTCCCTGAGGTCTCTGGAGCATcagccctgaaaaaaaaaaaaaaaaaaaaaaaattaaagaataaaactggTTTCATCATTCAGTTATGCCTCTGTTAAGAACTGACTTTAAAAATCTTCAAGCAGCTGTAAACATATTCTGAATAAACAGGCTTCTTTAGCCAAATGCCTGCCTCTTACTATCCATGTCACTGGATGGATAGAAGGGATCCCTGCAGGAGTCCGAGGGCTGGTCCATCAGTACCCAGGAGGCAACACAACTGTAAGTGGTGGGGATCTGTTTTTGACGATGAAGTTACTGAGATCTGGGGCAGCATCTCAAAGGGGTGAGGCTGATTTAGAGTGACACGTTGGTGCATGGTCTTAGCTGAAGTGCTCAGGCTTTGCTTAGGTCTCAGACGCTGGTTGGGCCTAATACCAGATTCGGTTCCTACAACGGTAGAAACTCAAAATGCAACACTGTGCCTACCCTTCCTCAGTTAGCACCAATATTGTACATGTGGCAGCTGCCTAGCCAGTCTGGCTAGCTCTGAGCCCTTCCTCCCATGAGTCCACCTTAGGAAGAGGGCTGGACAGGTCCACACCTCATCATGGGGGAAGTGGACACCATGGATGTCTGCCACAACAAGAATCTGGATAATTACGCAGATAAGTGGCAGTCATACCTCACAAACttgggtgacttttttttttttggcacgctgcacggcttgcaggatcttagttccctgagcgggggttgaacccaggcccttggcagcaaaagcgtgaagtcctaaccactggaccatcagggaattccccagacttGGTTGACTAAGGAAGGAGGGTGGCACTGCTCTGAGGTCAGCCATCCAGCGAATATGATCTGGATTCCCTACAAACCGGCTGCCAGTAACAAGATGAACTCTTTGTCAGGGGGCAGGACGCACTGACTGATTCCTAACACCAAGAGCAGGAACACCTCCCAACTCTAGGGCTAGACATTTGGCTCACTGTAATTGAGGGGAAGGGCAGTGTTCCTCAGTCATGGCTCCTCAGGAACTAGCTCTCTCTGGGGTCTCAGCATCtgtctccctttcctttccctcctccttgaCCTCCATGACAGCATGTGACCAAACACTCACACACTGGCCAACCTTGCAAAGGTGACAGGCAAGTATGGTGACAGCAATCTCAGGAAGGCTCTTCTGTTACTGGGCTTGAAATGTATCAAGCAGCGTAGATGCATGACCAGCTTTACATGCCGGCTAGCGCCTCAGTTCTGGCTGCAGCCCTGCTGGGGTCTTCAATAGGGACAGTTACTATCtgtaacagagaaagaaaagagcagaaacTGTCAAGCAAGCAAGTACTCGAAGTCACAAAGTCACTCCTACCAATATTAGGCAAGTTCCTCATAGCTGGGCCTGAAAAAATGGCCTTCCTATAAAGATGGATCCTTTCCAAATTCAGTATTTATGGTGCGCCcactttacttttttaattaaaaaaatttttttaattgaagtagagttgattttcaatgtcacgttagtttcaggtgtacagcacagtaattcaattatatatgtaatatatatctgaatatagatattctttttcggATAGTTtcccattacaggttattacaagatattaaatattccctgtgctatacagtaggtccttgtttatttctATGGTGCACCCACTTTAAGCAATGAGCTACATTAAGGGGAATGATTTTAAGTTTAAGCTTGCTGGAGCTTAAATTAAGCTTGCTGGAGCTGAATAGGTATTTAATCTAGAAAGTGGGTCCACACCTTAAATACAAATGCGCACACAGGTATGTCAGTTCTTTCACCGGCCTTGTCGCTGGGGCCTCCCCGGCCCTTCCAGCCCCGACCAGGCCTCCGCCGCAGGCATCACCATCCCAGGGGGGCGCCGCGGCCAAAACTACTGGCCAGTTTGGGGTCACAAATCCCGGTGGTCGCCGGCTGCGATGCACGGCGCGTATGTTAACAGAGATCTCAGTCCATCGAGACACCCAGCCAGAGAGAGTGGGGACTCCGGACAGAAACTTTCTCGGTGGGGAAAACAGGAAAGCAACTTGCCTCAGGTCATCCAGCGAGACCAAAACCGAGGTCTCCGGTCTGCCAGTAGGGAGtctctctctgttctgcaactctCAGTCTAGTCTCAGGCTTGTCTCGCCCCAGGGCGACCATTTCCACCCCACATTCCTTCTCCTCGGACCCCCGGGGCTCGCCGGCTGAGCCCCGGAGTTCCCAGAGCTTTCGCAATTGGGTTGTCTCAGCCCCTCCGGGCCTCCTCCGCGCATGCGCACGGCCCTCCGCCGCCGCCAGAGACGTGAGTACGACAAGCCGCGAGGGTCAATCTCCTCCGGAGACTTGGCTTCTGGCCAAAAAGGGCCTGGCTGAGCAGTGGCCAAAGTTGGTTCTGTCTTCCGGGTGCGAGGATAAACTAACTGGGCAAAGCCGCGGCTTCAGAGCCCGAGCGCAGTCGGAGCGGACGGGTTCAGACGCCAGCGCGATGTGGCTGTTGCTGCTGCCGCTGGCTGCGCTGCTGCTGGCCGTCCTCGGCAAAGTTTGCAAGGGATTGTTTTCTGGCAGCTCCCCGAACCCCTTCTCCGAGGATGTCAAGCGGCCACCCGCGCCCCTGGTGACCGACAACGAGGCCAGGAAGAAGGTTCTCAAGCAAGGTGAGCGGGAGGGACCCCGGGGTCCGAGGCTGCGCCCGGGCATCCTCGCGGGTTAGCGTTCCCCAGATGCAGAATGATGGGAGGGTTTCTTCGCACGTGGAGGCACCAGCTTTAGAGTCCGCCACTGGCGAGAGCCTTGGTCCCCGCAGGCTCGGGGAGTCGTGGCCACACGGGCGCGGGCTTCGTCCTCGGCGAGCCAAGTTTTTGGCATAGCCACGCTCAGGCCCTGCCACTTAGTATAGCGGTGGCTAACCGGATAAGCAAGAGGAGACCTTTCCCCTACTTTGCTTTAAGACCTTAACGTTTTCACTtatcttccccatgggttcaggGACTTGGGAGAGCTGCACAGAAACTTTATAGGAAATTGCATTTGGCCCATCAAGTGATTTGACTGGTTATGCCTGCTCCCATCTCTTGTGGTTGAAACGAGGCTCAACAGGGTGCCTCAGACTCAGAGCTGCTCTTCCATTTACCTGCACTGtcatctttaaaaagtatttgcgaGTTTCTAATAAGGTTTAAAGAAAGAGTTCTactgcttaaaaaagaaaaaaaaaaaaggttaacctGTTGATATCCGAGATCTCTCTCACCTGTTCACTTGTAAATTTTAGTATTCTGTGCAACACGTCTTGCTACACAGTTGGAGACAGTATTGTTCGAAGTGGAAGGCCTATTAGTTTGAACTTCTGAGATCAGAGTTTTAATTGGACTCTCACTAATTTGCTGTGCAAGTCACTCCATTTATCTGGATTGGTCTAAAAATGAGATGACTAGTTTAACTGTTTTTCAAACCAGGTTGTGATCTCTTAGtgggtcatgaaatcaatttaaTGGGTTGCAACTAACATTTTAAATGGCAGTAGAATGGAAAATATCAGAGTGCATAATACATGGTTCTGGTAAGTATTGTGAAACTTCTGTTTCAggtatttatattatatactaaCATATGTTCTGGGATgtgaatatgaaatatatttttcactttaggtcttttttttttttttttgcggtacgcgggcctctcactgctgtggcctctcccgttgcggagcacaggctccggacgcgcaggctcagcggccatggctcacgggcccagccgctccgcggcatgtggcatcttcccagaccagggcacgaaccctcgtcccctgcatcggcaggcggactctcaaccactgcgccaccagggaagcccacactatataggtctttttaaaaacgtTTGAAAAGTTGAAAGTTTACTGAGTTCCCTAGCAGCTTGAAAAATTCCAAATGTCAGTTCTTCAGgagtgatctttttttaaaaaaataaatttatttatggctgtgttaggtcttcgttgtggtggcttctcttatggagcacggcctctagatgtgcgggtttcagtagttgtggcacgtgggctcagtagttgtggcttttggGCGCAAGAGAGTAGGCTCatacttgtggtgcatgggcttggttgctccgcagcatgtgggatcttccaggaccagggcttgaacccgcgtctcctgcattggcaggtggattcttaacccctgcgccaccagggaagtccctttaggAGTGATCTTGAAAGAACAGATCTTGTGTAGGAAGTGCCCATACAGCACCACGGGCTGTCCAGTTTTGTCTTGTTTAGGTGCTTCCTCCTCAACCCCACCTCCCCGATTTCTCAGAGCATCTCTGTCCTGCCTCTGCATCAGGATGTTGAAGAACCATCATCTGACTGGGCTGCTCCACTGCTAACTGCAGACCCTGcattttccaaagataaccttCTTGTGAATGGACCGGTCCATGAGCCAGCAGCCTGCACTAGCCCCCGTCCCcctccttgttttctttcttccctagCTTGCTCTCTGTCTGCACTTAGGTTTCTCAGCCTGTATTGCAGCATTGTTTTGTTCCTGTGATAGTTTGtggattttttactttctttgcaAGTAGGAAGAATCCCCAGCTACATAGTGGCTTTCCTCAGATCAGTTCAGATCAAACCAAATCACTTTGTTTAACCCGCCTAGCTGGTCCTGAATATTCCCCAGGTAAAATGTTTGAGACGTTTTAGTCAGGAGCTCCTTGCCAAACTGCTCTAGAGTCTTCTGGCGTTGTACAAGCTAGAGAATTCTGCCTTGGTTTCCACATCACTGCTGTTTcactgccccgcccccccccccagaagcCCCCACCTCTATCTCCTCCGTCTGCTGCAGCTTTCTCAGCCAGCCGAGTGCCAGAGAAGCTGGATGTGGTGGTGATAGGCAGTGGCTTTGGGGGCCTGGCGGCAGCTGCAATCCTAACCAAAGCTGGCAAGCGAGTTCTGGTGCTGGAACAACATACCAAGGCAGGAGGCTGTTGTCATACCTTTGGACAGGATGGCCTTGAATTTGACACGGGTAAGGCTTCTTTGGAAAAGGGCTGGGAGCAGGAGGTTTGGAGCAGCCATGGTGGGCGATCCTGGGCATTTCTGTGATTTTGGAGGCCCCGTCTTCTCCCTGGGCACCACTCTCCTTGTCTGACAGCTGTACCCGCTGGCAGCTGAACTGGGCAGGGATTTGGTGGTTTCTGCTGCAACTCCCCTCTACAGAAAGGGTGGGTACCCCCTCTGGGCACAGCCTCAGCCCTGCAGGACAACCTCTTTCACCTTGCTTCCTTGTTGGAGCTTTTCCAGGGCTCAATCCCCATATCCCTATGacactttgtttttctgtctcccaACAGGAATCCATTATATCGGGCGCATGCAGGAGGGCAGCTTTGGCCGTTTTATCTTGGACCAGATCACTGAGGGGCAGTTGGACTGGGCCCccacggcctctccctttgacATCATGGTGCTAGAAGGGCCCAGTGGCCGGAAGGAGTTTCCCATGTACAGTGGGGAGAAAGCCTACATACAGGGCCTCAAGGAGAAGTTTCCCCAGGAGGAAGCTGCCATCGACAAGTATGTAAGGCTGGTTAAGGTAACACGGACATGCTGAGGACCCCCTGCTTATTTCCAGCAAGGCTGACTTTCCTCATTAGTGGAGTGACGGGTAAGGGAGGCAGGAATGAGGAACAGGCCTGTCTGTCTGGAACTCAGCCTCCAACTGGAGTTGGCCTCTGTGCCCGGGTGGGCCCTCTGtctctggagcctgggctccgcagctGCCACTCTCACTCTGGCCTCCGGGGGGGCGCTCAGCTCTCCTCCCTGACCACGCTGGCCTCCCTGTGGTCATATCACCACTCTTTTTCACTTCATCTGATTGGGATTCTTCAAAAGGAATTTGGGCTGGAAACTGAGAAGCAAAAAAGGACTCACCTGAGGGTAGGATGGGAAAAATTCACAGAGTttggagttttttggttttttgtttataaatttatttacttttttatacttggctgctttgggtcttcattgctgcatgccggctttctctagttgcggcgagttggggctactcattgctgtgcgcgggcttctccttgcagtggcttctctcgttgcggagcacgggctctatgcaagtgggcttcagtagctgtggcatgcgggctcagtagttgtggcgcccgggcttagttgctccatggcatgtgggatcttcccagaccagggatcgaacccgtgttccctgcactggcaggtggattcttaaccactttgccaccagggaagtccctagtacaGAGTTTTAAAATCCAAATTCAGCCAAGTTCAGCCAGGGCTACGTGTTGCTGGGCCCTCGGGCTATGCAGGCTGTTGGAAAGGCGAGTCAGGAGATGAGACCTGTTCCTCCCTGCTCGTTCCCTTCCCCAGGTGGTATCCAGAGGAGTCATTCATGCCATCTTGTTGAAGATCCTCCCGCTGCCCATGGTTCAGGCCCTCAACAAGTGTGGGCTGCTCACCCGTTTCTCTCCGTTCCTCCATGCATCCACCCAGAGCCTGGCCGAGGTCCTGCGGGAGCTGCCAGCCTCCCCGGAGCTCCAGGCCGTACTCAGCTACATCTTTCCCACTTATGGTGGGTACTGGCCTTGGGCCCCAGGCAGCTCCTGGCTCTCAGTTTTTCTTCCTGAGCCTGCTTGGCTGACCGAAGTGGAACAGCACACACCCCAGGCCCTCTGGAGCTTATGGAGGAGATGTCTGTCCGCCTCCCTACTGGACACACTGATAAAAATTCCCTTCACCCACGCGCTGGATGACTTTCCTTTCCAACCAACACTGTCCTCCCTGGCAGCATGACAGTTTGCAGGGAAGATTTTCCCACTGGCCCCAAGACCTGTAAGGTTCCCCGTTCCCCACATTTGGATGTTAACAGGCCCTCTGGCTGCCCTGAGCCCTGGGGATCGCTTGGATCCTGGGATGCATAGCCTCAggctgtgtgttttctttctttctttttttttttttttttggccatgcctcacggcttatgggatcttagttccccaaccagggattgaacccgggcccccggcagtgaaagcaccgagtcctaacccactggaccaccagggaattcccaaaggcTGCGTGTTTTCCGATGGGAACCCGTATTCCTTTCTGAACGAAGGTACCGCTGCCCCTCCTTCTTTTTGTAGGTGTGACCGCCAGCCACACCACCTTTGCCATGCATGCTCTGCTGGTTGACCACTACATAAAAGGGGCCTTTTATCCCCGAGGGGGTTCCAGCGAAATCGCTTTCCACACCATCCCTGTGATTCAGCGGGCCGGGGGTGCTGTCTTGACGAGGGCCCCTGTGCAGAGCATCTTGCTGGACTCAGCTGGGAAAGCCTGCGGTAAGAGCCCTGCATCGTCTTCACAGTCCCTGGCCGGGGTGGGAGAGACCTGGGGTCTCTGGGTGCAGAGCAAAGAAAGCACTGAGGGCAGAAGGTGTAGAAGAACTGACCTCCAAGTGTGGGGTTAAAGGCTGCAATCTGCCCCAGGCTGGGGCTGCCCGGGGATAGCGACTGGCCTGGAAGCAAAAAGGAcacaggaggcttccctggtggcttagtggttgagagtccgcctgccgatgcaggggacatgggttcgtgccccggtccgggaagatcccgcatgccgccgagtggctgggcccgtgagccatggccgctgagcctgcgcgtccggagcctgtgctccgcgacgggagaggccacagcagtgagaggcccgcgtaccacaaaaaaaaaaaaaaaaagttatctggtCATCTAGGACCTCCTGAGTGTAGGGGCTGTGTCTTTCTAATCTTTATGTCTATAGAATTTAGCCCATAACAGAGCCCAGTAACTGTTTGTTCAGTGACTGATGGAGTGAGTACGTAACCTGGGTGCTTGTAGGGTGGTGTGGAGGCCAGCAGGGTGCCCTGCCTTCAATCTGTAAATGGCAGAGTGGGATCCACACTCTACCCCGGCTCAGGTGTTTGCTCTCTCCTGCACAGAGAGTCAAAATCGCACCGTGGATGAACTCTGTGAGGAGAGGCTCTATGCAAGGGAGGACTCTGGTAAACAGAACAGGCGATCCAGGCTGCGGGTGCTTCAGAAGCATCAGCTAAGGGGGCAGAGAGAGGCCTGGGGAAAATAGAGCTGGTGTGACAGTAAATTCACCAGAGGGGTCTTTCAAGGAGGAGGTGGTGAGTGGGTAGCCCAGGGCACGCAAAAATCAAGGGAGAAAAGGCCGTCAGCGGTCTCCAAGGGCGTATGTGTAAAAGAGACTGGGAAGTTCCCGGTGGCGAGAGAGGGGTGGCTGTCCGAAGTGTGAGACTTTCTCTCACGTTCATGAGCAAGTTCTCCTTCTATCCGTCAGGGGCTCTGTGAACCAAGGTGGGTTTATCAGTTCAATTAAATTCAGTGGCggatatatttatttgtgtttttcacgTGCTAGGTGATAACAGATAAGTAAATCCTAATCTCTAACTCAAGAAGTTTCCAGTCTCACAGGGAAGATGACTGTGATATAACTGAAGTGCCGCATAGAGGCAGGCACCGAGGATGGAGGTGACACAGAGGATGGTGGAACAGGGAAGGCCTGAGCTGAGTATTTTTAGGCATCTGAAAATATTAGGTTGAATCCTAAGAGACTGCCACATTTATAGGTTAAAAAGCTGGTTGACTATCAGCTATTTCATACAGTCCTACCTAATAGTTTAGTGAGAATGGCCAGAGATGAGGCTGGACGCACGAAAGGGACCACATCAGGGAAGGCTGAGACGAGCCCTTGGAGTTGAAGTAGAGGTTGAGGTGTCATTGGAGGATTTTAAAAAGAGCACGTTGGAACGGGAGCTCTGGCAGCTGTGAAGAAGGGTCTGGGATTCCAGTGAAGGCCTTCAGCCCATATGGGCTCTTTCGGGGTTCGTGTGAAGGTTGGTGGGTTGCTCAAGAGAAGAAAGAGCGCCCAcgcagggtggggagagagggaggaagccaGTGCGGGGACCGTGAGCCAAGAGGGCAGTGCTTCACGATGGTTCCCTCACTTTGCAGTTTGGCCTGGGGCCTGCCCTCTCGGGGTCAGTGTGGGAGAggtctggggggtggggaataGGGACCTTTCTCATCCTCCTGGAGCTTACAGAACCTCAGCCAGGCTCTTGTGCCTGCAGGTGTCACTGTGAAGAAGGGTCAGGAGCTGGTGAACATCTATTGCCCCATCGTGATCTCCAACGCAGGATTATTCAACACCTATGAGTACTTGTTGCCAGAGAAGGCCCGCTGTCTGCCAGGTAAACGACTGGGCTGCGTCACTGTCCTCCAAGTGCCCCAGGCCTGCCCTCTGCAACCAGCTGGCTCAGCCTGGCTGATGCTTCCCCCAGCGTTGGCGCTGCCCTTTGACCCTCCATAGGCAGAGAAGGTGAGCACACCGGTTTCTAACATCCGTTCCCAGCAGGCCTCTGTTTAGGGGGTGGGATCGACTTCCTTTGTATCACATCCTCCCCAAAGACCCTTTGGTCCTTATCTCTCGTTTCATTCTTGGCATATGTACTCCCTTTCCCCTTATCACCTCAACCatgtttccctttcctctttcaaGTCTCCAGTCCTAGTTGCCCATTTCCAGTTTCCCTAGATCTTAGATCATCTCTCTGATGGTCAGTGATGGTGGGTTGAGTCCTAAAGGAACGTTTCTTGGATTTTCACTGAGTT
This DNA window, taken from Kogia breviceps isolate mKogBre1 chromosome 11, mKogBre1 haplotype 1, whole genome shotgun sequence, encodes the following:
- the RETSAT gene encoding all-trans-retinol 13,14-reductase isoform X1, with protein sequence MWLLLLPLAALLLAVLGKVCKGLFSGSSPNPFSEDVKRPPAPLVTDNEARKKVLKQAFSASRVPEKLDVVVIGSGFGGLAAAAILTKAGKRVLVLEQHTKAGGCCHTFGQDGLEFDTGIHYIGRMQEGSFGRFILDQITEGQLDWAPTASPFDIMVLEGPSGRKEFPMYSGEKAYIQGLKEKFPQEEAAIDKYVRLVKVVSRGVIHAILLKILPLPMVQALNKCGLLTRFSPFLHASTQSLAEVLRELPASPELQAVLSYIFPTYGVTASHTTFAMHALLVDHYIKGAFYPRGGSSEIAFHTIPVIQRAGGAVLTRAPVQSILLDSAGKACGVTVKKGQELVNIYCPIVISNAGLFNTYEYLLPEKARCLPGVKRQLGMVRPGLSMFSVFICLRGTKKDLGLPSTNYYMYFDTDVDTAMEHYLSLPADKAVEHVPVLFIAFPSAKDPSWEDRFSGRSTGVVLVPTSYEWFEEWRDEPQGKRSSGYETLKSSFVEAALSVILKLFPQLEGKVDSVTGGSPLTSQFYLAAPRGACYGADHDLGRLHPGAMASMRAQSPIPNLYLTGQDVFTCGLMGALQGALLCSSAILKRNLYSDLQKLGSRVQAQKKKN
- the RETSAT gene encoding all-trans-retinol 13,14-reductase isoform X2, which translates into the protein MWLLLLPLAALLLAVLGKVCKGLFSGSSPNPFSEDVKRPPAPLVTDNEARKKVLKQGIHYIGRMQEGSFGRFILDQITEGQLDWAPTASPFDIMVLEGPSGRKEFPMYSGEKAYIQGLKEKFPQEEAAIDKYVRLVKVVSRGVIHAILLKILPLPMVQALNKCGLLTRFSPFLHASTQSLAEVLRELPASPELQAVLSYIFPTYGVTASHTTFAMHALLVDHYIKGAFYPRGGSSEIAFHTIPVIQRAGGAVLTRAPVQSILLDSAGKACGVTVKKGQELVNIYCPIVISNAGLFNTYEYLLPEKARCLPGVKRQLGMVRPGLSMFSVFICLRGTKKDLGLPSTNYYMYFDTDVDTAMEHYLSLPADKAVEHVPVLFIAFPSAKDPSWEDRFSGRSTGVVLVPTSYEWFEEWRDEPQGKRSSGYETLKSSFVEAALSVILKLFPQLEGKVDSVTGGSPLTSQFYLAAPRGACYGADHDLGRLHPGAMASMRAQSPIPNLYLTGQDVFTCGLMGALQGALLCSSAILKRNLYSDLQKLGSRVQAQKKKN